From Nevskia ramosa DSM 11499, one genomic window encodes:
- the mmsB gene encoding 3-hydroxyisobutyrate dehydrogenase has protein sequence MQPIAFIGLGNMGAPMALNLLKAGFPLRVFDLAAEPLRRLAEAGAQVASSPADAVASAEIVITMLPASKHVRSLYLGDAGVLASAKPGALLIDCSTIAADAARDVAAAATALGYTMIDAPVSGGTGGATAGTLTFIVGGTAEALERARPALSAMGKNIFHAGGSGAGQVAKICNNMLLGVQMIGTIEAINLGVASGVDAKVLSEIMAKSSGRNWTLEVYNPWPGVMETAPASRGYAGGFGSDLMLKDLGLAAEAAETAQQPIALGALARELYKQHSEAGHGALDFSSLREQA, from the coding sequence ATGCAACCAATCGCATTCATCGGCCTCGGCAACATGGGCGCGCCGATGGCCTTGAACCTGCTGAAAGCCGGTTTCCCGCTGCGCGTGTTCGATCTCGCTGCCGAGCCGCTGCGTCGCTTGGCCGAAGCCGGCGCGCAAGTCGCCAGCAGCCCGGCCGATGCCGTCGCCAGCGCCGAGATCGTCATCACCATGCTGCCGGCCAGCAAGCATGTCCGCAGCCTGTATCTCGGCGATGCCGGTGTGCTCGCCTCGGCGAAGCCGGGTGCGCTGCTGATCGATTGCAGCACCATCGCCGCCGATGCCGCACGCGATGTGGCCGCAGCGGCAACGGCGCTCGGCTACACGATGATCGACGCCCCGGTCTCCGGCGGCACCGGCGGCGCTACGGCCGGCACCCTGACCTTCATCGTCGGCGGCACGGCAGAAGCGCTGGAACGCGCGCGGCCGGCACTGAGCGCGATGGGCAAGAACATCTTCCACGCTGGCGGCAGCGGCGCAGGCCAGGTCGCCAAGATCTGCAACAACATGCTGCTCGGCGTGCAGATGATCGGCACCATCGAAGCGATCAATCTGGGCGTGGCCAGCGGCGTCGATGCCAAGGTGCTGTCCGAGATCATGGCGAAAAGCTCGGGGCGCAACTGGACCCTGGAGGTCTACAACCCCTGGCCGGGCGTCATGGAAACCGCACCCGCTTCGCGTGGCTACGCCGGCGGTTTCGGCAGTGATCTGATGCTGAAGGATCTCGGCCTCGCCGCCGAAGCCGCCGAGACTGCACAGCAGCCGATCGCCCTCGGCGCGCTGGCTCGCGAGCTGTACAAGCAGCATAGCGAAGCCGGTCATGGCGCGCTGGATTTCTCCAGCTTGCGCGAGCAAGCGTAG
- a CDS encoding enoyl-CoA hydratase/isomerase family protein, which translates to MADSANLPQSSSLAAPVLFREAAAAVLFREAAAANGRKIGYASLNSEKSLNALSLAMIRLLDAQLRTWASDPAIACVVLHGAGEKAFCAGGDVRSLYDAMRRHPASLPNPDTLPFFAEEYRLDHFIHHYPKPILVWGSGIVMGGGLGLFAGASHRVVTETSRVAMPEITIGLFPDVGGSWFLPRMPGRSGLFVALTGASLNGHDLLRAKLADHFVRAADREAIFAALPTAEWTGDAALDRNLLGAQLEGFSAQAVDALPPSKLEEHAALIASLCAGDSLAAVVDAITAYAGEDNWLRKAAAALKAGSPTTAALIWALFQRGAALSLAEVFRLELIVALQCCAQPDFAEGVRALLVDKDNAPRWAAVTQAHVDGHFLAPVWPEGVHPLADL; encoded by the coding sequence ATGGCTGATTCCGCAAACCTGCCCCAATCAAGCTCATTGGCAGCGCCCGTGCTGTTCCGCGAAGCCGCAGCGGCCGTGCTGTTCCGCGAAGCCGCAGCGGCCAACGGCAGGAAGATCGGCTACGCAAGCTTGAACAGCGAGAAATCGCTGAACGCGCTGAGCTTGGCCATGATCCGCCTGCTCGATGCGCAACTGCGCACCTGGGCCAGCGATCCGGCCATCGCCTGCGTGGTGCTGCATGGCGCCGGCGAGAAAGCCTTCTGTGCCGGCGGCGACGTGCGCAGCCTGTATGACGCGATGCGCCGTCATCCGGCCAGCCTGCCGAACCCAGACACCTTGCCGTTCTTCGCCGAGGAATACCGGCTCGACCATTTCATCCACCACTACCCGAAGCCGATCCTGGTCTGGGGCAGCGGCATCGTCATGGGTGGCGGTCTCGGCCTGTTCGCCGGTGCCAGCCATCGCGTGGTCACCGAAACCTCGCGGGTGGCGATGCCGGAAATCACCATCGGCCTGTTCCCGGATGTCGGCGGCAGCTGGTTCCTGCCGCGGATGCCGGGCCGCAGTGGCTTGTTCGTGGCGCTCACCGGTGCCTCGCTGAACGGCCACGATCTGCTGCGCGCCAAGCTCGCCGATCACTTCGTGCGCGCGGCCGATCGCGAGGCGATCTTCGCGGCACTCCCAACGGCTGAATGGACCGGCGATGCCGCGCTGGATCGCAACCTGCTCGGTGCTCAGCTCGAAGGCTTTTCGGCCCAGGCTGTCGACGCGCTGCCGCCCTCGAAGCTGGAAGAACACGCAGCCTTGATCGCCAGCCTGTGTGCAGGTGATTCGCTGGCCGCCGTGGTCGACGCCATCACCGCTTATGCCGGTGAAGACAACTGGCTGCGCAAGGCGGCGGCTGCGCTGAAAGCCGGCTCGCCGACCACCGCTGCGCTGATCTGGGCCTTGTTCCAGCGTGGCGCCGCGTTGTCGCTGGCCGAGGTGTTCCGCCTCGAACTGATCGTCGCGCTGCAGTGCTGCGCACAGCCGGATTTCGCCGAAGGCGTGCGAGCGCTGCTGGTCGACAAGGACAACGCACCGCGCTGGGCAGCGGTGACGCAGGCTCATGTCGATGGGCATTTCCTTGCGCCGGTCTGGCCGGAAGGCGTGCACCCGCTGGCTGATCTGTAG
- a CDS encoding enoyl-CoA hydratase yields the protein MSSPSNTSYTNLKLEKRGHTAIVTLNNPPAHTWTADSLAALKQLVLDLNADRDIYALVITGEGAKFFSAGADLKLFADGDKARARDMARRFGEAFETLSAFRGVSIAAINGFAMGGGLECALACDIRIAETQAQLALPEATVGLLPCAGGTQNLAALVGEGWAKRMILCGERIDAATAKDIGLVEQVVPTGTALEAALKLAEATAKQSPTSVAICKTLIQSTRGVPLKQVLPVEREAFVDLFDTLDQKEGVNAFLEKRKAEWCNG from the coding sequence ATGAGCAGCCCCAGCAACACGAGCTACACCAACCTGAAACTCGAAAAGCGTGGCCATACCGCCATCGTCACGCTGAACAATCCGCCGGCTCACACCTGGACTGCCGACAGCCTTGCAGCCCTGAAGCAGCTGGTGCTCGATCTGAACGCCGACCGCGACATCTACGCGCTGGTGATCACTGGCGAAGGCGCCAAGTTCTTCTCCGCCGGCGCCGATCTGAAGCTGTTCGCCGACGGCGACAAGGCCCGCGCTCGCGACATGGCGCGCCGCTTCGGCGAAGCCTTCGAAACGCTCAGCGCCTTCCGTGGCGTCAGCATCGCCGCGATCAACGGCTTCGCGATGGGCGGCGGTCTGGAATGCGCACTGGCCTGCGATATCCGCATCGCTGAAACCCAGGCGCAGCTGGCGCTGCCGGAAGCGACCGTGGGCCTGCTGCCCTGCGCCGGCGGCACGCAGAACCTCGCGGCGCTGGTCGGTGAAGGCTGGGCGAAGCGGATGATTCTCTGCGGCGAGCGCATCGACGCAGCGACTGCGAAAGACATCGGCCTCGTCGAACAAGTCGTGCCGACCGGCACCGCGCTGGAGGCCGCGCTGAAGCTAGCCGAAGCGACCGCGAAGCAGAGCCCGACCAGCGTCGCGATCTGCAAGACCCTGATCCAGAGCACGCGCGGCGTGCCGCTGAAGCAGGTGCTGCCGGTGGAGCGCGAAGCGTTCGTCGATCTGTTCGACACGCTCGATCAGAAAGAAGGCGTGAATGCCTTCCTCGAAAAGCGCAAGGCGGAGTGGTGCAATGGCTGA
- a CDS encoding acyl-CoA dehydrogenase family protein: MNFALSEDQLAYQDAARSFARGELAPHAARWDADCEFPLETIAKAGELGFCGIYTPETLGGLGLSRLDASIILEELAAGCTSTAAYITIHNMVCWMVARWAQPGIRDEWVPRLARGEALGSYCLTEPDAGSDAASLKTRADKRGDKYVLNGSKVFISGAGATHLLVVFARTGSGGAKGISTFAVPADAPGIRYGKKEHKMGWNSQPTRAISFDNVEVPEGNRLGVEGEGFQIAMKALDGGRINIATCSVGTAQSALDRAQAHLNTRKQFGQTLSQFQGLQFRLADMLIDLVSARQMVRLAAWMLDSGSPDASTYCAMAKRHATDIGFEVANQALQLHGGYGYSREYPLERHVRDSRVHQILEGTNDIMRVIVARAILREGAPEILR, encoded by the coding sequence ATGAACTTCGCACTCAGCGAGGACCAGCTGGCCTATCAGGACGCCGCGCGCAGCTTTGCGCGCGGCGAACTGGCGCCGCATGCGGCGCGCTGGGATGCCGACTGCGAGTTCCCGCTGGAGACCATCGCCAAGGCCGGCGAGCTGGGCTTCTGCGGCATCTACACGCCGGAAACGCTCGGCGGCCTGGGCCTCAGTCGGCTCGATGCTTCGATCATCCTCGAAGAACTCGCTGCCGGCTGCACCAGCACCGCGGCCTACATCACCATCCACAACATGGTCTGCTGGATGGTCGCGCGCTGGGCGCAGCCCGGCATCCGTGACGAGTGGGTGCCAAGACTCGCGCGTGGCGAAGCGCTGGGCAGCTACTGCCTGACCGAGCCCGATGCCGGCTCGGATGCCGCGTCACTGAAAACCCGGGCCGATAAGCGCGGCGACAAGTACGTGCTGAATGGCAGCAAGGTGTTCATCTCCGGCGCCGGCGCGACCCATCTGCTGGTGGTCTTCGCCCGCACCGGCAGCGGCGGTGCCAAAGGCATCTCGACCTTCGCCGTGCCGGCCGACGCACCCGGCATCCGCTACGGCAAGAAGGAACACAAGATGGGCTGGAACAGCCAGCCGACGCGGGCGATCAGCTTCGACAACGTCGAAGTGCCGGAAGGCAATCGCCTCGGTGTCGAAGGCGAAGGCTTCCAGATCGCGATGAAGGCGCTGGACGGCGGCCGCATCAACATCGCCACCTGCTCGGTCGGCACCGCGCAGTCGGCGCTCGATCGCGCCCAGGCTCATCTGAATACCCGCAAGCAGTTCGGGCAGACGCTTTCCCAGTTCCAAGGCTTGCAGTTCCGGCTTGCGGACATGCTGATCGACCTGGTGTCGGCCCGGCAGATGGTGCGGCTGGCGGCCTGGATGCTGGACAGCGGCAGCCCGGACGCCAGCACCTACTGCGCGATGGCCAAGCGCCACGCCACCGACATCGGTTTCGAAGTCGCCAACCAGGCGCTGCAGTTGCACGGCGGCTACGGCTACAGCCGCGAATACCCGCTGGAACGGCACGTGCGCGACAGCCGCGTGCACCAGATTCTCGAAGGCACCAACGACATCATGCGGGTCATCGTGGCCCGCGCCATCTTGCGCGAAGGCGCACCGGAGATATTGCGATGA
- a CDS encoding CoA-acylating methylmalonate-semialdehyde dehydrogenase, giving the protein MTVADRSTLLAIPTVKLLIGGEFVESRTTQWRDVINPATQAVLARVPFATPQELDAAVESGRRAFKTWRKTPIGVRARIFLKYQQLIRENMKELAALLTAEQGKTLPDAEGDIFRGLEVVEHAANIGMLQMGELANNVATGVDTFTLNQPLGVCAGITPFNFPAMIPLWMFPMAIATGNTFILKPSEQDPLVTMRLVELALEAGIPKGVLNVVHGGEAVVNGICDHPEIKAVSFVGSTKVGTHVYRRATLAGKRAQCMMGAKNHAVVLPDANREQTINNLIGAAFGAAGQRCMAASTVVFVGDSKDWIADLVARSKALKLNAGHESGTDVGPVISCAAVERISSLIERGIAEGAKLELDGRKPLVPGYEQGNFVGPTIFSGVKPGMSIYDEEIFGPVLVILEAASLDEAIELVNSNPNGNGTALFTQSGAAARRFQEDIDVGQVGINVPIPVPVPLFSFTGSRASKLGDLGPYGKQVILFYTQTKTVTQRWFDDETLHVGVNTTISLR; this is encoded by the coding sequence ATGACCGTTGCTGACCGCTCCACCTTGCTGGCAATTCCCACCGTGAAGCTGCTGATCGGTGGCGAATTCGTCGAATCGCGCACCACGCAGTGGCGCGATGTCATCAATCCGGCCACGCAGGCCGTGCTGGCCCGGGTGCCGTTCGCCACGCCGCAGGAACTCGATGCCGCCGTCGAGTCAGGCAGACGAGCCTTCAAGACTTGGCGCAAGACGCCGATCGGCGTCCGTGCCCGCATCTTCCTCAAGTACCAGCAGTTGATCCGCGAGAACATGAAGGAGCTGGCTGCGCTGCTCACCGCCGAACAGGGCAAGACTCTGCCGGATGCGGAGGGCGACATCTTCCGCGGTCTCGAAGTGGTCGAGCACGCGGCCAACATCGGCATGCTGCAGATGGGCGAGCTGGCCAACAACGTCGCCACCGGCGTCGACACCTTCACGCTGAACCAGCCGCTCGGCGTCTGCGCCGGCATCACGCCGTTCAACTTCCCGGCGATGATCCCGCTGTGGATGTTCCCGATGGCGATCGCCACTGGCAACACCTTCATCCTGAAGCCGTCAGAGCAGGACCCGCTGGTGACCATGCGCCTGGTCGAACTGGCGCTGGAAGCCGGCATTCCGAAGGGCGTGCTGAACGTCGTCCACGGCGGCGAAGCGGTGGTCAACGGCATCTGCGATCACCCGGAAATCAAGGCGGTTTCCTTCGTCGGTTCGACCAAGGTCGGCACCCACGTCTATCGCCGCGCTACCCTGGCCGGCAAGCGCGCGCAATGCATGATGGGTGCGAAGAACCACGCCGTGGTGCTTCCGGACGCAAACCGCGAGCAGACCATCAACAATCTGATCGGCGCTGCCTTCGGTGCTGCCGGCCAGCGCTGCATGGCGGCATCGACGGTGGTCTTCGTCGGTGATTCCAAGGACTGGATCGCCGATCTCGTCGCCCGCTCCAAAGCCCTGAAGCTGAACGCCGGCCACGAGTCCGGCACCGATGTCGGCCCGGTGATCTCCTGCGCCGCCGTCGAGCGCATCAGCAGCCTGATCGAACGCGGCATTGCCGAAGGCGCCAAGCTCGAACTGGACGGCCGCAAGCCGCTGGTACCGGGCTACGAGCAGGGCAACTTCGTCGGCCCGACGATCTTCTCCGGCGTGAAGCCGGGCATGTCGATCTACGACGAGGAAATCTTCGGGCCGGTGCTGGTGATCCTCGAAGCCGCGTCGCTCGACGAAGCCATCGAACTGGTCAACAGCAATCCGAACGGTAACGGCACGGCGCTGTTCACCCAGTCCGGTGCCGCCGCACGCCGCTTCCAGGAAGACATCGATGTCGGCCAAGTCGGCATCAACGTGCCGATCCCGGTGCCGGTACCGCTGTTCTCGTTCACCGGCTCGCGCGCTTCGAAGCTCGGTGACCTTGGCCCGTACGGCAAGCAGGTGATCTTGTTCTACACGCAGACCAAGACCGTGACCCAGCGCTGGTTCGACGATGAGACCCTCCATGTCGGCGTCAATACCACCATCAGCCTTCGCTAA
- a CDS encoding short-chain fatty acyl-CoA regulator family protein, translated as MAKAYMGVRLQRLREERGISQVALAKALDISPSYLNQIEHNQRPLTVPILLRINAQFGVDVQLFSDDKEAGLIADVRDVLAEVGGGAGTETISMAELRSLASNMPAVARAVVELHRRNRSLTERADSFAARLGDGHKLASFALPGTHDEVRDYFNQRLNHIAELDEAAEAIFADSALTIGDAATRLAQRLNTRHGVRLQIAASNDRIDDSALAKRAYDPETRTLRLPDHLRPGQQAFQMAVQLAQLEIGELLDSLITHAKFTSDESRRLARIGLANYFAGALVMPYAAFLQSAEELAYDIERLSNRFGVGFEAVCHRLSTLQRPGMPGLPFFFVRVDRAGNVSKRHSAADFHFSRIGGTCPLWIVYEAFSQPERVLTQTAVMPDGRSYLWLARQVVSGPVGYGRPQKTFAIGLGCDLRHAHRLIYSRGLDLSDPAAATPIGTGCKVCERQRCPQRAAPSLLEH; from the coding sequence ATGGCCAAGGCCTACATGGGCGTGCGGCTGCAGCGTCTGCGCGAGGAGCGCGGCATCAGCCAGGTGGCGCTGGCCAAGGCGCTGGATATCTCGCCGAGCTATCTGAACCAGATCGAGCACAACCAGCGGCCGCTGACGGTGCCGATCCTGCTGCGCATCAACGCCCAGTTCGGCGTCGACGTGCAGTTGTTCTCGGACGACAAGGAAGCCGGCCTGATCGCCGACGTGCGCGACGTGCTTGCCGAAGTCGGCGGTGGTGCCGGCACCGAAACGATCTCGATGGCCGAGCTGCGCTCGCTGGCCTCGAACATGCCGGCGGTGGCGCGCGCGGTGGTCGAACTGCATCGCCGCAACCGCAGCCTGACCGAGCGCGCCGACAGCTTCGCCGCGCGCCTCGGCGACGGTCACAAGCTGGCCTCGTTCGCGTTGCCCGGAACTCACGACGAGGTGCGCGACTACTTCAACCAACGACTCAACCACATCGCCGAACTCGACGAAGCGGCGGAAGCGATCTTCGCCGACAGCGCCCTGACCATCGGCGATGCCGCCACCCGGCTCGCGCAGCGCCTGAACACGCGGCATGGCGTGCGGCTGCAGATTGCGGCCAGCAACGACCGCATTGATGACAGCGCGCTGGCCAAGCGAGCCTACGATCCGGAAACCCGAACCCTGCGCCTGCCGGATCACCTGCGCCCCGGCCAGCAGGCGTTCCAGATGGCCGTGCAGCTGGCGCAGCTGGAAATCGGCGAGCTGCTCGACTCGCTGATCACCCATGCCAAGTTCACCAGCGATGAATCGCGGCGCCTGGCACGGATTGGTCTGGCCAACTACTTCGCCGGCGCGCTGGTGATGCCGTACGCGGCTTTCCTGCAATCGGCCGAGGAACTGGCTTACGACATCGAGCGGCTATCAAACCGTTTTGGTGTCGGCTTCGAAGCGGTCTGCCATCGCCTGTCGACCCTGCAGCGGCCGGGCATGCCGGGGCTACCGTTCTTCTTCGTCAGAGTCGATCGTGCCGGCAATGTCTCGAAGCGGCATTCGGCGGCGGACTTCCACTTCTCGCGGATCGGCGGCACTTGCCCGCTGTGGATCGTCTACGAAGCATTCAGCCAGCCCGAACGAGTGCTGACCCAGACCGCCGTGATGCCCGATGGCCGCAGCTATCTGTGGCTCGCCCGTCAGGTGGTCAGCGGCCCGGTCGGCTACGGCCGGCCGCAGAAAACCTTCGCGATCGGCCTCGGCTGCGATCTGCGCCATGCGCATCGGCTGATCTACTCACGCGGCCTGGATCTGTCTGACCCCGCGGCCGCAACGCCGATCGGCACCGGCTGCAAGGTCTGCGAACGGCAGCGTTGCCCGCAGCGAGCGGCGCCGTCATTGCTGGAGCATTGA
- a CDS encoding acyl-CoA dehydrogenase family protein, with protein MSQPPRKAESLYSDIFLPEETKAIRKEVRAFCDEVLAPVAHRLNTTPEAKENFARAEFEAMAKAGIYEIPYAADVGGRGLEYPTLATLTVLEELAYYSPSLASALYDGQAILVGKTLERAPAHIRNHYLPKLIKGEFVGCFATSEPNASTDLSVKSMETTATKVDGGYLVNGIKRWITNSPVGDLILVLCKTGETLTMLAADMHQPGVTVSAPDLKMGNHVQLTADITFKDVFVADDHVVGPKEGSGLRTAISALVLGRMGIGAVGVAMAQSAFDFSSHYMTQRKVFGQELARMQHWQYKFAEYATQLEMARSLYQKAAIRFDKEGGADIEAAMAKVVGSRLACDMARDAIQVCGAYGFVKTLSGPGKNFPLESIYRDAKIGEIYEGANEIQSWVIARHIFGREYTG; from the coding sequence ATGAGCCAGCCGCCGCGCAAAGCCGAGTCCCTGTACAGCGACATCTTCCTGCCCGAGGAAACCAAGGCGATTCGCAAGGAAGTGCGCGCGTTCTGCGACGAAGTGCTGGCGCCGGTCGCCCATCGCCTGAACACCACGCCGGAAGCGAAGGAGAACTTCGCCCGCGCCGAATTCGAGGCGATGGCGAAAGCCGGCATCTACGAAATTCCCTACGCGGCAGACGTCGGCGGCCGTGGTCTCGAGTACCCGACGCTGGCGACCCTGACCGTGCTGGAAGAGCTGGCCTACTACTCGCCGTCGCTGGCCTCGGCGCTGTACGACGGCCAGGCGATTCTGGTCGGCAAGACCCTGGAACGCGCGCCGGCGCACATCCGCAATCACTACCTGCCGAAGCTGATCAAGGGCGAGTTCGTCGGCTGCTTCGCGACCAGCGAGCCGAATGCCAGCACCGATCTGTCGGTGAAGTCGATGGAAACCACCGCGACGAAAGTCGACGGCGGCTACCTCGTCAACGGCATCAAGCGCTGGATCACCAACTCGCCGGTCGGCGATCTGATCCTGGTGCTGTGCAAGACCGGCGAAACCCTGACCATGCTGGCGGCCGACATGCACCAGCCGGGCGTCACGGTCTCCGCACCGGATCTGAAGATGGGCAACCACGTGCAGCTGACAGCCGACATCACGTTCAAGGACGTGTTCGTCGCCGATGACCATGTCGTCGGCCCGAAGGAAGGCAGCGGCCTGCGCACCGCAATCAGCGCGCTGGTGCTTGGCCGCATGGGCATCGGCGCGGTCGGAGTGGCGATGGCGCAGTCGGCCTTCGATTTCTCCAGCCACTACATGACCCAGCGCAAGGTGTTCGGCCAGGAACTGGCCCGCATGCAGCACTGGCAGTACAAGTTCGCCGAGTACGCCACCCAGTTGGAAATGGCTCGCAGCCTGTACCAGAAAGCCGCCATCCGCTTCGACAAGGAAGGCGGTGCCGACATCGAAGCGGCGATGGCCAAGGTTGTCGGCTCGCGCCTCGCCTGCGACATGGCGCGCGACGCGATCCAGGTCTGCGGCGCCTACGGCTTCGTCAAGACCTTGTCCGGCCCGGGCAAGAACTTCCCGCTGGAATCGATCTACCGCGACGCCAAGATCGGCGAGATCTACGAAGGCGCCAACGAGATCCAGAGCTGGGTCATTGCGCGGCACATCTTCGGGCGCGAGTACACCGGCTGA
- a CDS encoding long-chain-fatty-acid--CoA ligase — protein sequence MQFTQGLRRAVQQQPDAIATVCKDRRHSFRELRDRVAKLAGGLRSLGIERGTRVCILSLNSDRYLESYLALAWLGAVVNPANFRWSAPEVIYSMNDSDSIALIVDDQFAPMIDAIRAGTPSLREVIFAGEGAAPAGCIGFEALLAGSEPVADVDAGGNDLFGVFYTGGTTGKPKGVMLSHLNVCSSALNLLAEGALPEGAIGLHAAPMFHLADMMLITCLLLRGGRHVMLPVFRPDLVLDVLEAEKISDLLLVPAMLQAVVDFPGTKGRDLGNVKRIMYGASPASEALLDRTQAALPGASLMQVYGMTEMSAVMTALPSSEHAIETRTGNRLRSGGRASYHVQVRIVDEQDNELPRGQVGEIIARGPNVMIGYLNKPEATAEALKNGWMHTGDMGYMDEAGYVFIVDRLKDMIISGGENIYSVEVENAVSKHPAVAAVAVIGIPCTEMGEKVHATVVLKPGASLTQEALYAHCKTLIAGYKCPRSLEVREALPVSGAGKVLKTELRKPFWDGQSRGVG from the coding sequence ATGCAATTCACACAGGGCCTGCGCCGGGCCGTGCAGCAGCAGCCGGATGCCATCGCCACCGTCTGCAAGGACCGCCGCCACAGCTTCCGCGAACTGCGCGACCGAGTCGCCAAACTGGCCGGTGGCCTCCGCAGCCTCGGCATCGAGCGCGGCACGCGGGTCTGCATCCTGTCACTGAATTCCGATCGCTATCTCGAAAGCTACCTGGCGCTGGCCTGGCTCGGTGCAGTGGTCAACCCGGCGAACTTCCGCTGGAGCGCGCCGGAAGTGATCTATTCGATGAACGATTCCGACAGCATCGCGCTGATCGTCGACGACCAGTTCGCGCCGATGATCGACGCGATCCGCGCCGGTACACCCAGCCTGCGCGAAGTCATCTTTGCCGGTGAAGGCGCAGCACCGGCCGGCTGCATCGGTTTCGAAGCGCTGCTCGCCGGAAGCGAGCCGGTGGCCGACGTCGATGCCGGCGGCAACGACCTGTTCGGCGTCTTCTACACCGGAGGCACCACCGGCAAACCGAAGGGCGTGATGCTGTCGCATCTCAACGTCTGCAGCTCGGCGCTGAACCTGCTCGCCGAAGGTGCGCTGCCGGAAGGCGCGATCGGCCTGCACGCCGCGCCGATGTTCCACCTCGCCGACATGATGCTGATCACCTGCCTGCTGCTCCGCGGCGGCCGCCACGTGATGCTGCCGGTGTTCCGCCCGGATCTGGTGCTCGATGTGCTGGAGGCCGAGAAGATCAGCGACCTGCTGCTGGTGCCGGCGATGCTGCAGGCGGTCGTCGATTTCCCCGGTACCAAGGGCCGCGATCTCGGCAACGTCAAGCGGATCATGTACGGCGCCTCGCCGGCCTCCGAAGCGCTGCTCGACCGCACCCAGGCGGCGCTCCCCGGCGCCAGCCTGATGCAGGTCTACGGCATGACCGAAATGAGCGCGGTGATGACCGCGCTGCCGTCATCCGAACACGCCATCGAAACCCGCACCGGCAACCGCCTGCGCTCCGGCGGCCGCGCCAGCTATCACGTGCAGGTGCGTATCGTCGATGAGCAGGACAATGAGCTTCCGAGAGGCCAAGTCGGCGAGATCATCGCCCGCGGCCCGAACGTGATGATCGGCTACCTCAACAAGCCGGAAGCCACTGCCGAAGCGCTGAAGAACGGCTGGATGCATACCGGCGACATGGGCTACATGGACGAAGCCGGCTACGTGTTCATCGTCGATCGCCTGAAGGACATGATCATCTCCGGCGGCGAGAACATCTATTCCGTCGAAGTGGAGAATGCCGTCTCGAAGCATCCGGCCGTCGCCGCCGTTGCGGTGATCGGCATTCCCTGCACCGAGATGGGCGAGAAGGTGCACGCCACTGTCGTGCTGAAGCCGGGCGCGTCGCTGACGCAGGAAGCGTTGTATGCGCACTGCAAGACGCTGATCGCCGGCTACAAGTGCCCGCGTAGTCTGGAAGTGCGTGAGGCGCTGCCGGTTTCGGGGGCGGGGAAGGTGTTGAAGACAGAGCTGCGTAAGCCGTTTTGGGATGGGCAGAGCCGCGGCGTTGGTTGA